The Terriglobus tenax genome contains a region encoding:
- a CDS encoding ThuA domain-containing protein encodes MKKGSLLRLATILAVLAVPAICSAQAAAPEAGCPAPGARGPRPGGPAGGPPGGARPAGPPPEAAAPSGPPKKRLLIWADTRNGIAQHDIAHAIAVIEEIGYKSGAYDTWIRTDSNIISRNPKMTTGEPASGGPSLCNVDAIFFLGHREIALEDQQKTDLLWFVHDAGKGFVAAHTGTTAFLSWPEFGELLGGRFDQHPWGTTEGTVLVTDPKFPGMAQFGPSFTIKDEFYQSSGFSPEKSRVLMRLDTTKLNNDPKRGVKAEDYPYALTWAKTYGKGRVFYSTFGHAPVIWDNPKIQEMYLQAIKWALGETDADVSPIPMPPPAPGALPSQP; translated from the coding sequence ATGAAGAAAGGCAGTTTATTGCGGCTTGCAACGATTCTGGCCGTACTCGCAGTTCCTGCAATCTGCAGTGCGCAGGCAGCAGCTCCGGAGGCAGGATGCCCGGCGCCCGGGGCACGCGGACCTCGTCCTGGTGGCCCGGCCGGAGGACCTCCGGGTGGCGCAAGACCTGCCGGACCTCCGCCGGAAGCGGCTGCCCCTTCCGGGCCTCCGAAGAAGCGCCTGCTGATCTGGGCTGACACCCGGAATGGCATCGCGCAGCATGATATTGCGCATGCCATCGCCGTCATTGAAGAGATTGGCTATAAGTCGGGCGCCTATGACACATGGATCCGCACCGACTCCAACATCATTTCGCGGAACCCCAAGATGACCACGGGCGAGCCGGCCAGCGGCGGCCCCAGCCTCTGCAATGTGGATGCTATCTTCTTTCTTGGTCACCGCGAGATTGCCCTGGAGGATCAGCAGAAAACTGACCTGCTGTGGTTCGTGCATGACGCAGGCAAAGGCTTTGTGGCGGCGCATACCGGAACCACGGCTTTTCTTTCGTGGCCGGAGTTCGGGGAACTGCTGGGCGGGCGTTTCGACCAGCATCCGTGGGGAACGACCGAGGGAACGGTTCTTGTTACCGACCCGAAGTTTCCCGGAATGGCCCAGTTTGGCCCCAGCTTCACCATCAAAGATGAGTTTTACCAAAGCAGCGGATTCTCTCCGGAGAAGAGCCGCGTTTTGATGCGGCTGGATACGACCAAGCTGAACAACGACCCCAAGCGCGGCGTAAAGGCTGAAGACTACCCGTACGCCCTTACGTGGGCAAAGACGTATGGGAAGGGTCGAGTGTTCTACTCCACCTTTGGGCACGCTCCGGTTATCTGGGACAACCCTAAAATCCAGGAGATGTATCTGCAGGCGATCAAGTGGGCGCTGGGAGAGACCGATGCCGATGTCTCGCCCATTCCGATGCCGCCTCCCGCTCCGGGCGCGCTTCCAAGTCAGCCGTAA